The genome window CGTAAGGAACTGTAACCAGTGTTGTTCCCTTGGTATATGTATAATGGCTTGATCCTTTCCTGGGCTGTCTTTTTTTGAAGTCTGACCTGATTAGAATTTTGTCCAGTTCCTCGAATCGTACCTGTCTAGGGTTATTCTTAATCTTTTGAAGCAGCTTTTCGAGTTTGCTCAATGCCACCACTCCTGGTACTATAGTACTATATATAATACTATATGTCGAGCAGGTTTAGATAGTTATATAGAATATCCCTAATACAGAACATACTTTTGGTGTCTTGTTTCTTGTGGTATACTAGTAATGTTAAAAAATATCTAGAAGGTGCAGCAATGCGGACTTTTCAGCTGAAATCAGAATATAAGCCCATGGGGGACCAGCCTAAGGCTATCTCCGCTCTGGTGGACGGCTTGAAAAAGGGGCATCAGGGACAGGTTTTGCTGGGCGCTACCGGCACCGGTAAAACATATACAATTGCCCAGGTGATTCAGGCTGTCCAGCGGCCGGCATTGATCCTGGCGCCGAACAAGACACTGGCTGCCCAGCTTTGCGGGGAGTTTAAAGAGTTCTTTCCGGACAACGCGGTGGAGTATTTTGTCAGCTATTATG of Pelotomaculum isophthalicicum JI contains these proteins:
- a CDS encoding toxin HicA, yielding MALSKLEKLLQKIKNNPRQVRFEELDKILIRSDFKKRQPRKGSSHYTYTKGTTLVTVPYDQPHIDIAYVKLAIKALEGDMKDE